AAACTGAGCCAGCATTCCCTTGAGGGAATGCCTGTGGGGTCCTCCATCCTCACTCAGAGCCCTGCGGGGGTTCCAAGGAACCCCACGTGGACGGTAAGTGTCCTCGTTCCCTTCACtccttttgtgcctcagtttcccctcacCCTGTTACAGGGAGGAGCTTCTGCTGCTACTTTCTTTGGGGCCCTTAGCGGATCTCCAAGAAGCTGAGGGAGGAGTTGACTCCCCCGAAAGTGATGAAAATTCTGTCTCACCCACGGACTCCCCCGGTCAACTAGGACCCCGAGGCAATGGCTATGTCCTGTGTGCCGTGTCCCTCCCCTCGCCCCGCGCCCACCGGGCCAGCAGCTTCACTAGGAGCTGAGTGAAAGCAGAGAATTCACTTCAGACCCAGGACCCCGTCTCCCGGCGCCTCTTCCAGCCCATCCCGACCCCCGGGGCCTTGGTTTCAGGAGGGGCAGACCGGCGGGGTGGGACTTCCAGAGCCACACCACCCACCCTGCCGTCCCTGAAAGGACAGGGAACGCCAGAAATACGTAGTGCTTCTGGGGCAAGTCAAAAACTGCTATTCTGGGAGGGGGAGAAGCGCAACTTGCCGCATTTAAAAAATGGGGAGGAGAAGCACTGGGGGGCAGCGGGGGAAGTGCCGAAGGGCTCGGAGCAGCGAATCTTGGACCTGCTCCTTTCTCCTGGCGTGACCTTCACCTGGCCCAATCTCCGTCTCCTCCGCAAAATGGAGCGGGAGTCGGCCAAACCTAGTCCTCAGAATCGTTTCTGAAGATTTCCTTCACTTAGCACTAGTGGAAAGAAAGATGTCATTGCCCCCTCTGCCGCCCAAGTTCCCAACCCAGATTTGTGCCCCCCCGTCCCCGGAGGCGCTGCGGACCCCGGGTTAAGaaccccgcccccccccccccccccgcgggcTCTCTTCCAACCCTAAGGTCTGCGAGTTCACAATTACAGTGATGATGAGCTTGTGACAGCTTTTTAATGGGGGCGAGACTAGAAATTGTGGGAAAGAGAAGCCCCCCCTGTGGaggcggggcgggggcgggggaaCCGGTCGTTAAGAGGAGTCAGCCCCGCGCGCGTGCTGGGAGAGGCCCAATTAGTTTCCGTCCAGTCCTCGGGTGGCGAGAAGGGAGGGGCCGGGCCGAGCCGGACACAGAGATGCAGTCGAGGTTTTCCTCCTTTTCAGGGAGTGGGGGGGGTGGGGCGGGGCCCCCACCTTTCTGACACCAACGCTGCCTTGATCCCTCTTCCCGAGTCCGGGACGGCCGCAGGTAAATcggggggcgggggagggagaggggggtcGGTGGTTGGTGGGGGGGCCCTATCTTCCTCCTagattctctttccctccctcgcCCCCTCCTGGCCGCACCTGGGATTGCACCCGAGTAATCCTGGGCGGGCCTGGATTCTGGAGTGAATTCTCTGCTCGCCCCTatcctgcctctctctctctttctccctctctctccttctctctctctttctctctctctctctctctcccgccAGCATTATTAACCTTTTCTCCCCAGGCTCGCTCGGGCTCGCCTCGGACCCAGGATTGGCGCCgccgccccctcccccttccttgtCTCTCTTCTCCGCCGCATAGCTGCCCTCTGCCCTTCCCCCCTCTTCTCCCTGCCTCCTCCCCCGTCTCACGCCAGTCCTCCCCCCATGTGCACGAGTACCAGTGTCTGTTGCTGAAATGATCGTGTAGTGACCCCCTAGGGAAACCCTACCGGCAAGAGGGTGAGGGGGGCCGCCCCTTCTCCCCGCCACCCACCCGCATCCTAGGCTGGACCTTGTCCCGGAAAGCCTCTTCCTTACTGTTTACGGTGTGGGGGGAGACTGGGCTCATCATCATCagcaccaccatcatcatcattatgacCATCACTGGAAGAGCTggtccccttcccctcccccccgggGGGCGAGGCCTTGACCGTGCTGCTGGTGAGGAGGAAGCCTCATCCCCACAGCGCCTCTGGTTGGGGAGGAGCCTGGCCAGCGCCGGTGCTATGGGGGCAGTCTCTCAGCAGCACCCCGGGGTGCGAGCCCCAGATCCCATCGGGTTTTCCGGGCAGAGAAAGTGGGGCACAGGCTGTCTCCCAGTGGAGGAGAGTGTGTGGGTCTTCCAAAGCATATGCATGAAAACGGGACCACTGATtgacttcctaaaggagaaaaatagaggcACAAAGTGGGTAAAAACAATCCAGGGGCCATCTCTACAGCCCTGACTTCAGTTACTCTACACACACTTAGGGGAGGTGTCAAAGTAGATCCCCAGACAGTGCATATGAAAAAGAAAGGCTCCATTCCCACATACTAACCGGGTCTTGACTCTTACCACTCTCAGCTTCCAGAGGTAACCTCTCCAGGGCAGGGAACAGCAAGGGAGTGCCCCATCCCCAGCCCAGATACTCCTTTCCCATCACCAGTCCCACCAAGCAACCGTGACTGCAGCTGCAGGAGGGGAGACCTGCTTGTAACCTGGCCTCCTATGATcgattcctcctttctcctttctctttctttttctatctctctctctccccctgtgcCTTCTCTCTGCCCCCTCACCTCCCCTCTCCTGCCTCTCCTGCCTGCCCCTGGCCCAGTCTTCGTGTGCCCTGGGACTCTTCAGAAGGTGCTGGAGGCCACATCTACCCACGAGTCAGAGCACCAATCAGGGGCTTGGTGCAAGGACCCCCTGCAAGCCGGGGACCGCATCTATGTGATGCCCTGGATCCCCTATCGAACAGACACACTGACGGAGTACGCATCCTGGGAGGATTATGTGGCTGCCCGCCACACCACCACCTACCGCCTTCCTAACAGAGTGGACGGCACAGGCTTTGTGGTCTACGATGGCGCCGTCTTCTACAATAAGGAACGGACTCGAAACATAGTCAAGTATGACCTACGGACGCGTATCAAGAGTGGGGAGACGGTGATCAACACTGCTAACTACCATGACACCTCGCCCTACCGCTGGGGGGGCAAGACCGATATTGACCTTGCCGTGGACGAGAATGGGCTGTGGGTCATTTATGCCACGGAAAGCAACAATGGGCGGCTGGTGGTGAGCCAGCTCAATCCCTACACCCTGCGCTTCGAGGGCACGTGGGAGACGGGCTATGACAAGCGATCGGCTTCCAATGCCTTCATGGTTTGCGGCGTCCTCTACGTGCTGCGCTCGGTGTATGTGGATGATGACAGCGAGGCTGCTGGCAATCGAGTCGACTACGCCTTCAACACCAATGCCAACCGAGAAGAGCCCGTCAGCTTGGCGTTTCCCAACCCTTACCAGTTTGTCTCCTCAGTTGATTATAATCCCCGTGACAACCAACTTTATGTGTGGAACAACTACTTTGTGGTGCGCTACGGTCTTGAGTTTGGACCACCAGACCCCAGTGCTGGTAAGGACAACCTCTGACCCAGGGATGGCCATGATCATCTTCGACCTCACCCCCATCTGAAGGGTAGGATAGAATTtctagaaaagggaagggagtgaTCGTCcagttcaactccctcatttcagAGACAAGGATAAAAAGGAGGCTCAGGTGGAGcaattgcccaaagtcacattaGGTAGAAGAgccaggcagaatttgaactcctcTCCTGACTCTAACAAAAGGTGCTTTTTCCACACAGCCTGAGGGCAACCTCAGGGTTCATCTCCAGGGTGGGGCTCCAGAAGTCATTCATTAGATTCCAGGAATGATGAGGTATTTGTGCCATCCTACTCTACCCTGGTTGGCCAGACCACATCTGAAGTATTGTGGTCCTGGGTACTACATTCAGGGAGGATGTGGATAAGCTGGAACATCTCAAGGAGGGGAACCAGAATAGCAAAGGGCCTCGAATCCGTTTGTATGGGTAAGACCTGCCCTACCTGTTGTGGTGAGGTTGTGGAAAGACTGGCTGCACTAGAGCTGGAGGGAAGTAGGGATCCTTGGAGGCCTTATCGAGAGGCCCAGTAACAAGATGGTTGGGAACCAGAGTATGATGTGTCTGAGGGTGGGGGCAAGGGTCCATAAAGGTATCAAGGCTAACCCTCTCTCTATCATCCCACCACAATATAGGCCCAGCCACTTCACCCCCCCTCAGCACGACAACCACAGCCCGACCCACCCCACTGACAAGCACGGCCTCACCTGCTGCCACCACACCGCTCCGCCGAGCACCCCTCACTACTCACCCTGTGGGTGCCATCAATCAGCTGGGGCCTGATGTGCCACCTGCCACAGCCCCGGCCCCTAGCACTCGAAGACCGCCGGCTCCCAACCTACACGTGTCACCTGAGCTATTCTGTGAGCCCCGGGAAGTTCGGAGGGTCCAATGGCCAGCCACCCAGCAAGGCATGTTGGTAGAAAGGCCCTGCCCCAAAGGCACACGAGGTGAGTTCTGGTGTGCTAGGgtgatttctttcccttccaaagTAGTGGGGATTGTTACGTTCTTGCTGTGGAAGAGTGGAATGTGCTCTCCCCAGCTTAAAAGGAACAGACTATGAGTCTCATGGGGATTAGGGAATGGGCAGATGGAAAATGTCACCATCTAATGACAATCCTTCTGATGATCCACTCCCTACAACaacttctctctgtccctctttctcatctctatccTTCCATTTTCCCATCTCCTGTCTCTTCTCATCCATTTGTTCCAAACCTCATCTTGATTGATCCTGCAATCTCATCTTTTGTTCTTCTCCCATTTTCTTATCACTGTCTCCTACTTATcatctttttctcatttatttttttctctccaactcattctcctttcccatttgtcTCCTCCTGTCTTTGTCCATCTTTGTAGGTATCGCTTCCTTCCAGTGTCTACCAGCCTTGGGGCTTTGGAACCCCCGAGGCCCAGATCTCAGCAACTGCACTTCCCCTTGGGTCAACCAGGTGGCCCAGAAGGTACCAACAGTTGCCTCTGCTCCATCACACCTTGAGGCTCTGTGTCATGGGGATGGAAGGGTCTGATGGCACGTGAGAGAGGGAACTCCTAGGTcctgaggagagggagaaagagggactGGGCGGGGAGTGAGTGAAGAACTGGAGTAGTAAGATGAGAGACCATTGTAGGACAGGATCTGGGCAGGGAGAAGTCCAATAAGAGTTGGGAGTGAATTGGGATTTATAGAGGAGAATGGTCATGGTATGGGATTCCTGCCTCCAGATCAAGAGTGGTGAGAATGCAGCCAACATTGCCAGTGAGTTGGCCCGCCATACCAGGGGTTCCATCTACGCGGGTGATGTCTCCTCTTCAGTGAAGCTAATGGAGCAGCTGCTGGACATCCTGGATGCCCAGCTGCAGGCTCTCCGGCCCATCGAGCGTGAGTCAGCTGGCAAGAACTACAATAAGGTGGGCCTGGTCATGGGCATCCTACAGAATTTAGGAGACTAAAAAGATCCCCCTATGTCTGTgtctggaggggaaaaaaaagattctcttaTGGGGCCTGGGTATTACCCATTCTGGTGCCCCTGAACTGTCCATGCCTATACCTCCTATTCTGCATCCCATCTTTGAGGCATTCCTCCCctgttaaaaaaggaaacaagaaccATAAAGGCTAAGGTTTAGCAACTATAATGTCTGAACCATCTTGTGAGCATAGGAAGAACTGAAATTAGATGTTGAGCTTACCTCTGAAGCCAGTTGTGCTGGATATGTGGCTGGCAATCAGGATGAGCTGGTGACATGGGTGAGAACAGGACCTTTAAGATTCTAGTTGAGACAGAATGGGGCTGGGAGGCTGGGTATGGGTATTGGGGGGTTTGAGTCTGACATCTTCTCTCTCCTGCCCTAGATGCACAAGCGAGAAAGGACTTGCAAAGACTATATCAAGGTGAGATGTAGACTGCTCTCGTTGGGGCCGCAGGATGTGGGCACTAGGTGCATTAGAGACCAAGGCATGCAAGGCTAAGAATGAATAAAAGGCTGGGAAGGAGCCTTTGAGACTTTGGAGGGAAAGTGGAGCTGGGGTAGACAAACTAGAACAGACACTCTCAGTTTGACTTACCCCACCTCTCACAGGCAGTTGTGGAGACTGTGGACAATCTGCTTCGCCCAGAAGCCCTGGAGTCCTGGAAAGACATGAATGCCACAGAACAAGTGCACACGGCCACCATGCTGCTGGACATCCTGGAGGAGGGGGCCTTCCTGCTAGCTGACAATGTGAAAGAACCAGCTCGATTCCTTACTGCAAAGCAGAATGTGGGTAAGTTATTACCCCAAGGCCTCAGGAAGCAGAATGCTACTTTGCCCCATGACAGGATGACTAGATTATGCATCCATACTCCCACTACATGCCTAGAACCCAGCATCCTACTTGGGTGTGTTCCTTCACTCTTGAGACAAACCTGGGATCCTGCCTAGAATAGAAGGGATTTTTTTCATGGACAAGAAGGCCATAGGCCCTGATGGAGGGTCAACTCTCTGTCTAGCTCCTTCAGCCAGTCTCCTGTCATAGGGTTCCTTTCTCAGGCCCTCACAGGGGAGAAGCCAGAACCAAATGCACTCAGGCACTTCTTATATCCCTCCACAGTGCTCGAGGTCACCGTGCTGAATACTGAAGGTCAGGTACAAGAACTGGTGTTCCCCCAGGAGTACCCCAGTGAAAACTCTATCCAACTTTCTGCCAACACCATCAAACAGAACAGCCGTAATGGTCAGTACcatgggagagaagggggaaggaagtaAACCTATATTGCTGAGCTCTAGTAATCCCCAGCACTCAACTTAATCATGGGAGCCGAGAGCTATCTCAGAAACCAAAGAGGGCAAAGTGAATGGGATCCTCTCCAGAGTGGGATTCTGGCAGTCATAGCTTTAAGGAATATGAGATGCTTGTGCCATTCTACTCTGTCCAGGttggtcagaccacatctggagaACCAGGGTCTTGTGCACCATATGTAGAAAGGATGTGGATTAGCTGGAGAGCACCTAGCAGAGGGGAACCAGAATGGTGAAGGGCCTTGAATTTACGCCACATTGGAGACATCTAACTTGGAGAATAAAAATGGGGCATAGTCACTATTTTCAAGTATCTGTTTCATTATCCACTCTGTtaaatggaagagggattaaatATGCTCTGGTTAGCCTCAGAGGAAAAGACAGGTGCAATGAATGAGAAgagttggaaaaacaaaaacaaattcaggtttgatgtcaagaaaaatgtATTGAAAATCAGAGCTGTCCTAAAATAAAATAGGCTGTGCTGAGAGGAAATGGTTTCCCTTCATTCTagatcttcaagcagaggcttCCCTAGCACTTCTTGGACAGGGTATATAGAAGCAGTTCTTTTTATGTATGGGTTGGACTAAAGGGCTCTCAATGTCTCTTCCAATTCTCTAATGTTGCAAGTCAGTgacttagagctagaaaagatttCAGAAGTCATCTCTActagaggttcttaacctggttGATAGAGGGTGGGTCTGTGAACATTTTTAATTCTGAAAACTGTATTTCCATATAACTGATTACTTTTACActctaaagtattttattttaagcatttaagtATATTATTCCACTAAAGAGTCCATGGGCTTCACCAGAGGGCTTCAATGCCAGAGGGACCCATGGTACagtaaaactttaaaaaccaCCAGCAGCAGCTTCCAAACCCCTGATCTGGCCTAACCCTCCCAATTTACAACTGAGGACAAGAAGGATTAAGGTTCCAAGGTAGGAAATAATAAACACTGGAGCAAGAATCTGAAGTGGTGCTCACGGCTCTCGCCACACTCTGTTCCAGGAGTGGTGAAAGTTGTCTTCATCCTTTATAACAACCTGGGCCTCTTTCTGTCCACGGAGAATGCCACAGTGAAGCTGGCAGGGGAGGCCGGCTCCGGGGGCCCTGGGGGAGCTGCACTAGTGGTGAACTCCCAAGTCATTGCAGCCTCCATCAACAAAGAATCTAGCCGCGTGTTCCTCATGGACCCAGTCATCTTCACTGTGGCCCACCTAGAGGTAAGCCCTGGAAACGGACCTGCTCCTGACTCTCACAATGCTCACCTCCTCGGGATGATTCTGAGGATCCTTGCGTGGCGAGAGCACCACCCTCCCAGGGGTCCCATCTTGTTCtctgtgggggaggggaagatgggCAGGGCAGAACTTATTGGACCATGTCCCCATTTAATGAATGAGCTCATATTCCCCGGCACTGAGACCATTGCAAGGAAACTGTCAGATCTCCTCTTCCCAGTCTGTAGCTTCTGATTCCTAGTACTTAGGATCCCTACTCCAGGCAGGGTCATTTTAAATTTAGAtctttgaatttttgaatttgaaGGGAATCTTCCTGGTTCCTTGTGGCAATGCCCTCATTTTTGCATATGGCGAAACTGAAGCTCAGTGACAGTGACTTGACATAGCTTTTTATAGATAGATTTGAGGCTTGAACCCAAGATTCTATTTTAGTTCagtggttggtttttttttgttgttgttattgtttttaatatactGCCTCCTACTCTGCATGGAGTGCCAAGTCCTTGTCTTGACTCTTATTTTACAAGCCCGTGCCCCTTAGGTGTCACCCCCACCCCATGGCACTTATTCAGTGGCTGTGTCTGGGTCTGAGGCTGTGCAGTAGCCTGGTGGGGGTGAGGGGTTGGAGAGGACTCCACAGATCTGCTGCCTCTCACTGTAATACTCTGACACCCCCCAACTACCACCACACAACAGGCCAAGAACCACTTCAATGCCAACTGCTCCTTCTGGAACTACTCAGAGCGTTCCATGCTGGGCTACTGGTCGACCCAGGGCTGTCGTCTGGTGGATTCCAACAAGACCCATACCACCTGTGCCTGCAGCCACCTCACTAACTTTGCCGTGCTCATGGCTCACCGTGAGATCGTAAGCCAGTGGCTCCATCAGCTCCACTGGGCCAGGGCCTGCTTGTTAGCCTGGCTTTGCATGGCATTACAACATGAGGCATGCCAAGGGAATCCCAACTTCCTGGGCCTAGGGAGCCATCGATACCTCCCCTTGCTCAGGGCATGGGGCTGGATGGAGCAAGTAGAAGTGACAAGGGGAAAGGGCTACTTTTCCTGGCTCTGTCTCAATTGCCTCCTTCTCCCCTGACATTGAGGGGGAAGCACTAGTTGCATTACTTCTCATTCTAGAGCATGGGGGAAGGGGGTAAACTATACACAAGAGGGTGGGACTCAGTCAGCTGGTGAAGGGTCAGAAGGTTCCAATGGGTGGTCCAATGAGGTCCATATTGTCCTTAGCAATTTCCTACAAATGGTGCTCTGGTTGAGTCAAGGGTTAGGGTCACAGATCCTAAAATTGCCCTTTCTGATTTCTCCTCAGTACCAAGGTCGGATCAATGAATTGCTGCTGTCTGTCATCACTTGGGTGGGCATTGTGATCTCCCTTGTCTGCCTGGCTATCTGTATCTCCACCTTCTGCTTCCTTCGGGGGCTACAGACTGACCGAAACACCATCCACAAGAATCTTTGCATCAACCTCTTCCTGGCTGAGCTGCTCTTCCTTGTTGGCATTGACAAGACCCAATATGAGGTAGGTTAGGGTGCAAGAAGCCCGATGCCCAGGGTGATAGGGCTGGCTTCTTTCCCTCCCTGAGGAGAAGGAGGCAGCATTTAGCTTGCTGTGTCTAAAATGTGCCAACATTGGGCCTTTCTAGCTTTGGGGGGATTGGGCAACAGGGTTCAAGGGCACAGCTGGGTGGGAGCATGGCAGGAGGACTGGCCTGGACATGGCCATTCCCCCTCATGCTTGATGCCTGTGCCCCTAGATCGCCTGCCCCATCTTTGCGGGGCTGCTGCATTACTTCTTCCTGGCAGCCTTCTCTTGGCTGTGCCTGGAGGGCGTGCATCTCTACTTGCTGTTGGTGGAGGTGTTTGAGAGCGAGTACTCACGCACCAAATACTACTACCTGGGTGGCTACTGCTTCCCAGCCCTGGTTGTGGGCATCGCTGCCGCCATCGACTATCGAAGCTACGGCACTGAGAAGGCGTGAGTGTTTGCTCTTCCCTTAGTCTCTTTGGCATCTGCTCTCCTAGACCCCCAGACAGTACCGGTTCTTGGGATGGGACCAGTCAGGCACGAGGGTACATTCTCCTGACTCCACAGAAATCTGGGGTCCAAGGCCCCACCCACTATGCAGAATCAGCCCCCCAGGGACACAATGGGGAGTCCTGTTGGTGGTGGAGGTGGAGCTGTCTGGTCTCCTGGGTCCTTCTGTTACATGAGATGTCTGTAAAGTGCTTAGGACAATACCTAGAACTTAGTAGGtgttgctatataaatgcttactttccttctttcccatcaTAACTTCCACCTTATCCTCTATGTCTCTGACAGCTGCTGGCTCCGAGTAGACAATTATTTCATCTGGAGTTTCATTGGGCC
This sequence is a window from Sminthopsis crassicaudata isolate SCR6 chromosome 1, ASM4859323v1, whole genome shotgun sequence. Protein-coding genes within it:
- the ADGRL1 gene encoding adhesion G protein-coupled receptor L1 isoform X3 — its product is MRGEAPCAHLFSAMARLAPALWSLCVTAVLVTSATQGLSRAGLPFGLMRRELACEGYPIELRCPGSDVIMVENANYGRTDDKICDADPFQMENVQCYLPDAFKIMSQRCNNRTQCVVVAGSDAFPDPCPGTYKYLEVQYDCVPYIFVCPGTLQKVLEATSTHESEHQSGAWCKDPLQAGDRIYVMPWIPYRTDTLTEYASWEDYVAARHTTTYRLPNRVDGTGFVVYDGAVFYNKERTRNIVKYDLRTRIKSGETVINTANYHDTSPYRWGGKTDIDLAVDENGLWVIYATESNNGRLVVSQLNPYTLRFEGTWETGYDKRSASNAFMVCGVLYVLRSVYVDDDSEAAGNRVDYAFNTNANREEPVSLAFPNPYQFVSSVDYNPRDNQLYVWNNYFVVRYGLEFGPPDPSAGPATSPPLSTTTTARPTPLTSTASPAATTPLRRAPLTTHPVGAINQLGPDVPPATAPAPSTRRPPAPNLHVSPELFCEPREVRRVQWPATQQGMLVERPCPKGTRGIASFQCLPALGLWNPRGPDLSNCTSPWVNQVAQKIKSGENAANIASELARHTRGSIYAGDVSSSVKLMEQLLDILDAQLQALRPIERESAGKNYNKMHKRERTCKDYIKAVVETVDNLLRPEALESWKDMNATEQVHTATMLLDILEEGAFLLADNVKEPARFLTAKQNVVLEVTVLNTEGQVQELVFPQEYPSENSIQLSANTIKQNSRNGVVKVVFILYNNLGLFLSTENATVKLAGEAGSGGPGGAALVVNSQVIAASINKESSRVFLMDPVIFTVAHLEYQGRINELLLSVITWVGIVISLVCLAICISTFCFLRGLQTDRNTIHKNLCINLFLAELLFLVGIDKTQYEIACPIFAGLLHYFFLAAFSWLCLEGVHLYLLLVEVFESEYSRTKYYYLGGYCFPALVVGIAAAIDYRSYGTEKACWLRVDNYFIWSFIGPVSFVIVVNLVFLMVTLHKMIRSSSVLKPDSSRLDNIKSWALGAIALLFLLGLTWAFGLLFINKESVVMAYLFTTFNAFQGVFIFVFHCALQKKVHKEYSKCLRHSYCCIRPPPGGTHGSLKTSAMRSNNRYYTGTQSRIRRMWNDTVRKQTESSFMAGDINSTPTLNRGTMGNHLLTNPVLQPRGGTSPYNTLIAESVGFNPSSPPVFNSPGSYREPKHPLGGRDACGMDTLPLNGNFNNSYSLRSGDFPPGDGGPEPPRGRNLADAAAFEKMIISELVHNNLRGSSGAAKGPPPPEPPVPPVPGSGGDEEAGAPGGADRAEIELLYKALEEPLLLPRAQSVLYQSDLDESESCAAEDGAVSRPLSSPPGRDSLYASGANLRDSPSYPDSSPEGPSEALPPPPPAPPGPPEIYYTSRPALVARNPLQGYYQVRRPSHEGYLAAPGLEGPGPDGDGQMQLVTSL
- the ADGRL1 gene encoding adhesion G protein-coupled receptor L1 isoform X1; the protein is MRGEAPCAHLFSAMARLAPALWSLCVTAVLVTSATQGLSRAGLPFGLMRRELACEGYPIELRCPGSDVIMVENANYGRTDDKICDADPFQMENVQCYLPDAFKIMSQRCNNRTQCVVVAGSDAFPDPCPGTYKYLEVQYDCVPYIFVCPGTLQKVLEATSTHESEHQSGAWCKDPLQAGDRIYVMPWIPYRTDTLTEYASWEDYVAARHTTTYRLPNRVDGTGFVVYDGAVFYNKERTRNIVKYDLRTRIKSGETVINTANYHDTSPYRWGGKTDIDLAVDENGLWVIYATESNNGRLVVSQLNPYTLRFEGTWETGYDKRSASNAFMVCGVLYVLRSVYVDDDSEAAGNRVDYAFNTNANREEPVSLAFPNPYQFVSSVDYNPRDNQLYVWNNYFVVRYGLEFGPPDPSAGPATSPPLSTTTTARPTPLTSTASPAATTPLRRAPLTTHPVGAINQLGPDVPPATAPAPSTRRPPAPNLHVSPELFCEPREVRRVQWPATQQGMLVERPCPKGTRGIASFQCLPALGLWNPRGPDLSNCTSPWVNQVAQKIKSGENAANIASELARHTRGSIYAGDVSSSVKLMEQLLDILDAQLQALRPIERESAGKNYNKMHKRERTCKDYIKAVVETVDNLLRPEALESWKDMNATEQVHTATMLLDILEEGAFLLADNVKEPARFLTAKQNVVLEVTVLNTEGQVQELVFPQEYPSENSIQLSANTIKQNSRNGVVKVVFILYNNLGLFLSTENATVKLAGEAGSGGPGGAALVVNSQVIAASINKESSRVFLMDPVIFTVAHLEAKNHFNANCSFWNYSERSMLGYWSTQGCRLVDSNKTHTTCACSHLTNFAVLMAHREIYQGRINELLLSVITWVGIVISLVCLAICISTFCFLRGLQTDRNTIHKNLCINLFLAELLFLVGIDKTQYEIACPIFAGLLHYFFLAAFSWLCLEGVHLYLLLVEVFESEYSRTKYYYLGGYCFPALVVGIAAAIDYRSYGTEKACWLRVDNYFIWSFIGPVSFVIVVNLVFLMVTLHKMIRSSSVLKPDSSRLDNIKSWALGAIALLFLLGLTWAFGLLFINKESVVMAYLFTTFNAFQGVFIFVFHCALQKKVHKEYSKCLRHSYCCIRPPPGGTHGSLKTSAMRSNNRYYTGTQSRIRRMWNDTVRKQTESSFMAGDINSTPTLNRGTMGNHLLTNPVLQPRGGTSPYNTLIAESVGFNPSSPPVFNSPGSYREPKHPLGGRDACGMDTLPLNGNFNNSYSLRSGDFPPGDGGPEPPRGRNLADAAAFEKMIISELVHNNLRGSSGAAKGPPPPEPPVPPVPGSGGDEEAGAPGGADRAEIELLYKALEEPLLLPRAQSVLYQSDLDESESCAAEDGAVSRPLSSPPGRDSLYASGANLRDSPSYPDSSPEGPSEALPPPPPAPPGPPEIYYTSRPALVARNPLQGYYQVRRPSHEGYLAAPGLEGPGPDGDGQMQLVTSL
- the ADGRL1 gene encoding adhesion G protein-coupled receptor L1 isoform X2; its protein translation is MRGEAPCAHLFSAMARLAPALWSLCVTAVLVTSATQGLSRAGLPFGLMRRELACEGYPIELRCPGSDVIMVENANYGRTDDKICDADPFQMENVQCYLPDAFKIMSQRCNNRTQCVVVAGSDAFPDPCPGTYKYLEVQYDCVPYIFVCPGTLQKVLEATSTHESEHQSGAWCKDPLQAGDRIYVMPWIPYRTDTLTEYASWEDYVAARHTTTYRLPNRVDGTGFVVYDGAVFYNKERTRNIVKYDLRTRIKSGETVINTANYHDTSPYRWGGKTDIDLAVDENGLWVIYATESNNGRLVVSQLNPYTLRFEGTWETGYDKRSASNAFMVCGVLYVLRSVYVDDDSEAAGNRVDYAFNTNANREEPVSLAFPNPYQFVSSVDYNPRDNQLYVWNNYFVVRYGLEFGPPDPSAGPATSPPLSTTTTARPTPLTSTASPAATTPLRRAPLTTHPVGAINQLGPDVPPATAPAPSTRRPPAPNLHVSPELFCEPREVRRVQWPATQQGMLVERPCPKGTRGIASFQCLPALGLWNPRGPDLSNCTSPWVNQVAQKIKSGENAANIASELARHTRGSIYAGDVSSSVKLMEQLLDILDAQLQALRPIERESAGKNYNKMHKRERTCKDYIKAVVETVDNLLRPEALESWKDMNATEQVHTATMLLDILEEGAFLLADNVKEPARFLTAKQNVVLEVTVLNTEGQVQELVFPQEYPSENSIQLSANTIKQNSRNGVVKVVFILYNNLGLFLSTENATVKLAGEAGSGGPGGAALVVNSQVIAASINKESSRVFLMDPVIFTVAHLEAKNHFNANCSFWNYSERSMLGYWSTQGCRLVDSNKTHTTCACSHLTNFAVLMAHREIYQGRINELLLSVITWVGIVISLVCLAICISTFCFLRGLQTDRNTIHKNLCINLFLAELLFLVGIDKTQYEIACPIFAGLLHYFFLAAFSWLCLEGVHLYLLLVEVFESEYSRTKYYYLGGYCFPALVVGIAAAIDYRSYGTEKACWLRVDNYFIWSFIGPVSFVIVVNLVFLMVTLHKMIRSSSVLKPDSSRLDNIKSWALGAIALLFLLGLTWAFGLLFINKESVVMAYLFTTFNAFQGVFIFVFHCALQKKVHKEYSKCLRHSYCCIRPPPGGTHGSLKTSAMRSNNRYYTGTQSRIRRMWNDTVRKQTESSFMAGDINSTPTLNRGTMGNHLLTNPVLQPRGGTSPYNTLIAESVGFNPSSPPVFNSPEHPLGGRDACGMDTLPLNGNFNNSYSLRSGDFPPGDGGPEPPRGRNLADAAAFEKMIISELVHNNLRGSSGAAKGPPPPEPPVPPVPGSGGDEEAGAPGGADRAEIELLYKALEEPLLLPRAQSVLYQSDLDESESCAAEDGAVSRPLSSPPGRDSLYASGANLRDSPSYPDSSPEGPSEALPPPPPAPPGPPEIYYTSRPALVARNPLQGYYQVRRPSHEGYLAAPGLEGPGPDGDGQMQLVTSL